In one Parageobacillus genomosp. 1 genomic region, the following are encoded:
- a CDS encoding VOC family protein codes for MNVTFDHIVHYTEKPEEAKTAFQLIGFHAINGGKHPSWGTYNCLNYFTGLRYIEWIGFTDFDKAKNSDNVLIQQIVADSSKGEGFSQLAFRTDDIDAVIAHIQAKGLKPIGPFAGSRKREDGKVLSWSMLFINDEQDNTCRYPFFIQWGEPEEVRANEMAPLMQHSIGTPFLSYIGMNVSHLDKSLQKYCHLFGVPRQSVTESSDEFGTYSELPIGNIAIRLYEAKSLTAAIDSALINRPFLCGITGMPENKVIHIKNGIYHFSV; via the coding sequence ATGAATGTCACATTTGATCATATCGTTCACTATACGGAAAAACCAGAAGAAGCGAAAACCGCGTTTCAGCTCATCGGCTTTCATGCTATAAATGGAGGAAAGCATCCTTCTTGGGGAACGTATAACTGTCTGAACTACTTTACAGGGCTGCGGTACATTGAATGGATCGGCTTTACGGACTTTGATAAAGCGAAAAACTCTGATAACGTATTGATCCAGCAAATCGTCGCGGACTCCTCCAAAGGAGAAGGTTTTTCGCAATTGGCATTCCGCACGGATGATATCGATGCTGTCATCGCCCACATCCAGGCAAAAGGACTAAAGCCGATTGGTCCGTTTGCCGGAAGCCGAAAACGTGAGGATGGTAAAGTATTAAGCTGGTCGATGTTATTTATTAACGACGAGCAAGATAACACATGCCGCTATCCGTTTTTTATCCAATGGGGAGAGCCTGAAGAGGTCCGCGCTAACGAAATGGCCCCTCTCATGCAGCACAGCATCGGAACCCCATTCCTTTCATATATTGGGATGAATGTAAGCCATCTTGACAAGTCGTTGCAAAAATATTGCCACTTATTTGGTGTGCCTCGCCAATCTGTAACGGAAAGCAGCGATGAATTTGGCACCTATTCCGAACTTCCAATCGGAAACATAGCGATCCGCTTGTATGAGGCAAAAAGCCTCACTGCCGCCATCGACAGCGCTCTTATCAACCGTCCGTTTTTATGCGGAATCACCGGAATGCCGGAAAATAAAGTTATCCATATAAAAAATGGCATCTATCACTTTTCCGTGTAA
- the gatC gene encoding Asp-tRNA(Asn)/Glu-tRNA(Gln) amidotransferase subunit GatC yields MSRISIEQVKHVAHLARLAITDEEAEMFTKQLDAIITFAEQLNELDTENVPPTSHVLDMKNVMRDDVPTPGLPREEVLKNAPDHQDGQFRVPAILE; encoded by the coding sequence ATGTCAAGAATTTCGATCGAACAAGTAAAACATGTGGCGCATTTGGCGCGTTTGGCGATTACAGACGAAGAAGCAGAAATGTTTACAAAGCAGTTGGACGCGATTATTACATTCGCGGAGCAATTAAACGAGCTCGATACGGAAAACGTTCCGCCAACCTCGCACGTCTTGGATATGAAAAACGTGATGCGCGACGATGTCCCAACGCCGGGGCTTCCGCGCGAAGAAGTGCTGAAAAACGCGCCAGACCACCAAGACGGTCAGTTCCGCGTACCGGCGATTTTAGAGTAA
- the gatA gene encoding Asp-tRNA(Asn)/Glu-tRNA(Gln) amidotransferase subunit GatA: protein MSLFDHKISELHRLLHKKEISVSDLVDESFRRIGEVEEKVQAFLTLNEENARAKAKELDDKLAKEENDFGTLFGMPIGIKDNIVTKGLRTTCASKILYNFDPIYDATVMERLHEAGAITIGKLNMDEFAMGSSTENSGFQLTRNPWDLERVPGGSSGGSAAAVAAGEVPFALGSDTGGSIRQPAAFCGVVGLKPTYGRVSRFGLVAFASSLDQIGPITRTVEDNAYLLQVIAGLDPMDSTSANVEVPNYVAALTGDIQGLKIAVPKEYLGEGVAEEVRQSVLNALKVLEKLGATWEEVSLPHSKYALATYYLLASSEASANLARFDGVRYGYRTDNAKNLIDMYKQTRSEGFGNEVKRRIMLGTFALSSGYYDAYYKKAQKVRTLIKQDFEKVFEKYDVIIGPTTPTPAFKIGEKTSDPLTMYANDILTIPVNLAGVPGISVPCGFVNGLPVGLQIIGKHFDESTIYRVAHAFEQATDYHKQKPAL, encoded by the coding sequence ATGTCATTATTTGACCATAAAATTTCCGAATTACATCGTTTATTACATAAAAAAGAAATTTCCGTTTCCGATTTAGTCGATGAATCGTTTCGCCGCATTGGCGAAGTGGAAGAAAAAGTGCAAGCGTTTTTAACACTAAATGAAGAAAACGCGCGCGCGAAAGCGAAAGAGTTAGATGACAAACTAGCGAAAGAAGAAAACGATTTCGGTACGCTTTTTGGCATGCCGATTGGCATTAAAGATAATATTGTGACAAAAGGATTGCGCACAACATGCGCAAGCAAAATTTTATATAACTTTGACCCGATTTATGATGCAACGGTCATGGAGCGCTTGCACGAAGCTGGTGCGATTACGATTGGAAAATTAAATATGGACGAGTTTGCGATGGGGTCTTCCACGGAAAACTCCGGCTTTCAGCTGACGCGCAACCCGTGGGATTTAGAGCGCGTACCAGGCGGTTCAAGCGGCGGCTCGGCGGCGGCGGTGGCAGCTGGAGAAGTGCCGTTTGCGTTAGGCTCTGATACGGGCGGTTCGATTCGCCAGCCGGCAGCGTTTTGCGGAGTTGTCGGGCTGAAACCTACATACGGCCGTGTATCACGTTTTGGTCTTGTTGCGTTTGCCTCTTCGCTTGACCAAATCGGCCCGATTACGCGTACGGTCGAGGATAACGCCTACTTATTGCAAGTCATCGCTGGTTTAGATCCGATGGATTCGACCTCGGCAAACGTGGAAGTGCCAAATTATGTAGCGGCGCTTACTGGCGATATTCAAGGCTTGAAAATTGCCGTGCCGAAAGAATATTTAGGCGAAGGCGTCGCGGAAGAAGTGCGCCAGTCGGTGCTTAATGCGCTGAAAGTGCTCGAGAAATTGGGAGCGACATGGGAAGAAGTATCGCTGCCGCACTCGAAATACGCGCTAGCGACGTACTATTTGCTTGCGTCTTCGGAAGCATCGGCGAACTTGGCCCGTTTTGACGGCGTCCGTTACGGCTACCGCACGGACAATGCGAAAAACTTAATTGATATGTACAAACAAACAAGAAGCGAAGGCTTCGGCAATGAAGTGAAACGCCGCATTATGCTTGGCACATTCGCGTTAAGCTCCGGCTATTATGACGCGTATTACAAAAAAGCGCAAAAAGTGCGTACATTAATCAAACAAGATTTCGAAAAGGTATTTGAAAAATACGATGTCATTATCGGGCCAACGACGCCGACACCAGCATTCAAAATCGGTGAAAAAACAAGCGACCCGTTAACGATGTACGCAAACGACATTTTAACGATTCCAGTAAACCTTGCCGGTGTTCCTGGCATTTCTGTACCGTGCGGCTTTGTAAACGGTCTGCCGGTCGGTTTGCAAATCATCGGCAAACATTTTGATGAAAGCACGATTTACCGCGTTGCCCATGCGTTCGAGCAAGCAACCGACTACCATAAACAAAAACCAGCATTATAA
- the gatB gene encoding Asp-tRNA(Asn)/Glu-tRNA(Gln) amidotransferase subunit GatB — MNFETVIGLEVHVELKTKSKIFSSSPNAFGAPPNTQTNVIDLGYPGVLPVLNRQAVEFAMKAAMALNCEIATETKFDRKNYFYPDNPKAYQISQYDQPIGKNGWIEIEVNGKKKKIGITRIHLEEDAGKLTHTGDGYSLVDFNRQGTPLIEIVSEPDIRSPEEAYAYLEKLKSIIQYTGVSDCKMEEGSLRCDANISLRPIGSDKFGTKTELKNLNSFNFVRMGLEYEAKRQEKILLSGGVIQQETRRFDEATKTTVLMRVKEGSEDYRYFPEPDLVMLYIDDEWKERVRASIPELPDARKKRYIEELGLPEYDAKVLTLTKEMADFFEATVANGADPKLASNWLMVEVSGYLNAEQKELHEIALTPESLAGMIKLIQNGTISSKIAKKVFKELVEKGGDPEQIVKEKGLVQISDEATLRKIVIEVLDANPQSIEDYKNGKDRALGFLVGQVMKATKGQANPPLVNKLLIEEMNKR; from the coding sequence ATGAATTTCGAAACGGTCATTGGTCTTGAAGTTCACGTCGAGCTGAAGACAAAATCGAAAATTTTCTCGAGCAGCCCAAACGCGTTCGGAGCGCCCCCAAACACGCAAACGAACGTCATTGATTTAGGCTATCCAGGGGTTCTTCCGGTCTTGAATAGACAAGCAGTAGAATTTGCGATGAAAGCGGCGATGGCGCTTAACTGCGAAATCGCGACGGAGACGAAATTTGACCGCAAAAACTACTTTTATCCGGACAATCCGAAAGCATACCAAATTTCGCAATATGACCAGCCGATTGGCAAAAACGGCTGGATTGAAATCGAAGTGAACGGCAAAAAGAAAAAAATCGGCATCACGCGCATTCATTTGGAAGAAGACGCTGGAAAACTAACGCACACCGGCGACGGCTATTCACTGGTCGATTTTAACCGCCAGGGCACGCCGCTCATTGAAATCGTGTCAGAGCCAGACATCCGTTCTCCGGAAGAAGCGTACGCCTACTTGGAAAAATTAAAGTCGATCATCCAATATACAGGCGTATCCGATTGCAAAATGGAAGAAGGTTCGCTTCGCTGCGACGCCAACATTTCATTGCGTCCGATCGGTTCGGACAAGTTCGGTACGAAAACAGAGTTGAAAAACTTAAACTCGTTTAACTTCGTGCGCATGGGGCTTGAATACGAAGCAAAACGCCAGGAGAAAATTTTGCTTTCCGGCGGCGTCATCCAGCAAGAAACGCGGCGCTTTGACGAAGCGACAAAAACAACGGTGCTCATGCGTGTGAAAGAAGGTTCGGAAGACTACCGCTACTTCCCAGAACCAGACCTTGTTATGCTATATATCGACGACGAGTGGAAAGAACGAGTTCGCGCGTCAATTCCAGAGCTTCCGGATGCCCGTAAAAAACGCTACATCGAAGAACTTGGCCTGCCGGAATACGACGCGAAAGTGCTGACGCTAACGAAAGAAATGGCCGATTTCTTCGAAGCGACGGTCGCAAACGGAGCCGATCCGAAACTGGCGTCCAACTGGCTCATGGTCGAAGTATCTGGCTATTTAAATGCCGAACAAAAAGAACTGCATGAGATCGCGCTGACGCCGGAAAGCTTGGCCGGCATGATTAAGCTCATTCAAAACGGCACGATTTCATCGAAAATCGCGAAAAAAGTGTTCAAAGAGCTCGTCGAAAAAGGCGGAGATCCAGAACAAATCGTCAAAGAAAAAGGACTCGTGCAAATTTCCGACGAAGCGACATTGCGCAAAATCGTCATCGAAGTGCTCGACGCCAATCCGCAATCGATCGAAGACTATAAAAACGGTAAAGACCGCGCGCTTGGCTTCTTAGTTGGACAAGTCATGAAAGCGACAAAAGGACAAGCCAACCCGCCGCTTGTCAATAAGTTGTTAATAGAAGAAATGAATAAACGATAA
- a CDS encoding pre-toxin TG domain-containing protein yields the protein MTTIRVKPEELETVAKHVPDAEDACCRARTSLSWELPSLVMEIPGIGSAAIHELTDELVHWLHRYEEKLNEAEELLYRTAAAMRQADQTLADNMKEFGLELLGWYDVQRLFGEYDPITGERISGWDRLLAGGMLLASFLPPVKGAGIAGKAGIKGAKAAADVSKLVSQTRHVLRYDKIMPALQAVYRQAVKAPISNTIRSFKKQWDDLLDSVPSVQWRPAFAGIGPVSRAGIQETAEEATSSVRFSMSKAVDGMVDNGNAIGDRLVKNEADIIAERVKNLDLTPRETPYKIMGSKKMKILNEKVKNRTITREEWKQLEWNKRFKRRRDRGVDNFWEQEKVRVMNGNSTRNWTPEQIKDILNGNIPKHNGKPIIGHHTYSASKYPQIADKGEIIYPVTFREHLYRWHGGNYRDSLPGRPINDSIPNDF from the coding sequence ATGACTACGATTCGAGTCAAGCCGGAAGAGCTGGAAACGGTAGCGAAGCATGTCCCCGATGCGGAAGACGCCTGCTGTCGCGCACGGACCTCGCTTTCCTGGGAACTTCCTTCTTTAGTGATGGAGATTCCCGGCATCGGCTCTGCCGCTATCCATGAGCTTACAGACGAGCTGGTTCATTGGCTCCATCGCTATGAAGAAAAGCTAAATGAAGCCGAGGAACTGCTGTATCGAACAGCCGCGGCAATGCGCCAGGCGGACCAAACGCTTGCCGATAACATGAAAGAATTTGGGTTAGAGCTTCTTGGCTGGTATGATGTGCAGCGATTGTTTGGAGAATACGACCCGATCACCGGAGAACGGATTTCAGGATGGGACCGACTGCTTGCGGGAGGAATGTTATTGGCTTCTTTTCTTCCTCCGGTCAAAGGAGCAGGCATCGCTGGCAAAGCGGGGATCAAAGGAGCGAAAGCAGCAGCGGATGTTTCCAAATTAGTCTCGCAAACGAGACATGTTCTCCGCTATGATAAAATTATGCCTGCCCTTCAAGCGGTGTACCGCCAAGCCGTAAAAGCGCCGATTAGCAATACGATCCGCTCGTTCAAAAAGCAATGGGACGACCTTCTTGACAGCGTTCCATCTGTCCAATGGCGACCGGCATTTGCCGGGATAGGCCCAGTGTCAAGGGCAGGGATACAGGAGACCGCGGAAGAAGCCACCAGCTCCGTGCGCTTTTCGATGAGTAAAGCAGTGGATGGGATGGTAGATAACGGGAATGCTATAGGTGATAGATTAGTAAAAAATGAGGCAGATATCATAGCAGAAAGAGTAAAAAATCTTGATTTAACCCCAAGGGAAACACCGTATAAGATTATGGGTAGTAAGAAAATGAAGATATTAAATGAAAAGGTCAAAAATAGAACAATAACACGAGAGGAATGGAAACAATTAGAATGGAATAAGAGGTTTAAACGAAGAAGGGATAGGGGTGTAGATAATTTTTGGGAACAAGAAAAAGTTCGGGTAATGAACGGTAATTCAACTAGAAATTGGACACCAGAACAAATCAAAGACATTTTGAATGGAAATATACCAAAACACAATGGTAAGCCTATCATTGGTCATCATACATATAGTGCTTCTAAGTATCCACAAATAGCTGACAAAGGGGAAATTATTTACCCAGTTACTTTTAGAGAACACTTGTATCGTTGGCATGGTGGTAATTATCGAGATAGTCTTCCTGGGAGACCAATAAACGATTCAATTCCAAATGATTTTTAA
- a CDS encoding AHH domain-containing protein, producing the protein MIAIRVKPEELEVVAKHIPDAEDACCRARTSLSWELPSLVMEITGIGSAAIQELTDELLHWLRRYEEKLNEAEELLYRTAAAMRQADQTLADNMREFGLELLGWYDVQRLFGEYDPVTGERISGWGRLLAGGMLLASFLPPVKGAGIAGKAGIKGVKAAGTAADVSKLVSQMKHVLRYDKIMPVLQAVYHEVIKAPITQTIRSFKKQWDDLLDSVPSVQWQPAFAGIGPVSRTGIQETVEETTSSVRFSMSQVGDGVIENGTGGVAKGTGKPLQKHHYATNKSKKYTPQIEAITKKYGLDLDDVWNIELLPHQGRHPNAYHEYVLSNIRTFDKIAKGDKRKFLRLFEQLKQEIRKNPEMLYKDYWRKK; encoded by the coding sequence ATGATTGCGATTCGAGTCAAGCCAGAAGAGCTGGAAGTAGTAGCAAAACATATCCCCGATGCGGAAGACGCCTGCTGTCGCGCACGGACCTCGCTTTCCTGGGAACTCCCCTCTTTAGTGATGGAGATTACCGGCATCGGTTCTGCCGCTATCCAGGAGCTTACAGACGAACTGCTTCATTGGCTTCGCCGCTATGAGGAAAAGCTGAATGAAGCGGAGGAACTGCTGTATCGAACAGCCGCGGCAATGCGCCAGGCGGACCAAACGCTTGCCGATAATATGAGAGAATTCGGTCTGGAGCTTCTTGGCTGGTATGATGTGCAGCGATTGTTTGGAGAATACGATCCAGTGACTGGAGAACGGATTTCAGGATGGGGCCGACTGCTTGCGGGAGGAATGTTATTGGCTTCTTTTCTTCCTCCGGTCAAAGGAGCAGGCATCGCCGGCAAAGCGGGGATCAAAGGAGTGAAAGCGGCGGGAACGGCAGCGGATGTTTCCAAATTAGTCTCACAAATGAAACATGTTCTCCGCTATGATAAAATCATGCCTGTCCTTCAAGCGGTATACCACGAAGTGATAAAAGCGCCGATTACCCAAACGATCCGCTCATTCAAGAAGCAATGGGACGACCTTCTTGATAGCGTTCCATCTGTTCAATGGCAGCCGGCATTTGCCGGGATAGGGCCAGTGTCAAGGACAGGAATACAGGAGACTGTGGAAGAAACCACCAGTTCCGTGCGCTTTTCGATGAGTCAAGTCGGGGATGGAGTGATTGAGAATGGAACGGGTGGTGTTGCCAAGGGTACGGGTAAACCTTTACAAAAACATCATTATGCTACTAATAAAAGTAAAAAATATACTCCACAAATAGAGGCTATAACGAAAAAATACGGACTAGATTTGGATGACGTTTGGAATATAGAATTACTACCACATCAGGGAAGACATCCAAATGCTTATCACGAGTATGTGTTAAGCAATATTAGAACTTTTGATAAAATAGCTAAGGGGGATAAAAGGAAATTTTTGAGATTATTCGAACAATTAAAACAGGAAATTAGAAAGAACCCGGAGATGCTTTATAAAGATTATTGGAGGAAGAAATAA
- a CDS encoding imm11 family protein, producing MRFYKLLMDDSDDRDVVAYCIDTKGFEQYELSEGKYIHNWNSDITFYFDPKEGERLTDYLANNLGWFIVSERFKTILEEVDDGIQYLPINVVNKGENKILKGFSVANILNVVDALNLENSDYSVFELDGESIYSIKKYALCKEAIQSKHIIKLKGDEIPIFISEELRELIEENNITGCDFLEVKVI from the coding sequence ATGAGATTTTATAAGTTGCTAATGGATGATAGTGATGATAGAGATGTAGTAGCATACTGTATAGATACAAAGGGATTTGAACAATATGAATTATCGGAAGGGAAGTATATTCATAATTGGAATAGCGACATCACCTTTTACTTTGACCCTAAAGAAGGAGAAAGATTAACAGATTATTTAGCAAACAATTTAGGGTGGTTTATAGTTTCTGAAAGATTTAAAACGATTTTAGAGGAAGTAGATGATGGTATACAATATCTGCCTATAAATGTAGTGAATAAAGGTGAAAACAAAATTTTAAAAGGTTTTTCAGTAGCTAACATTTTGAATGTTGTTGATGCATTAAACTTAGAAAATTCAGATTATAGTGTATTTGAACTTGATGGTGAAAGTATATATAGTATAAAAAAATATGCTTTATGTAAGGAGGCGATACAATCAAAGCATATTATTAAACTCAAGGGTGATGAAATTCCAATATTCATATCAGAAGAACTTAGAGAATTAATAGAGGAAAATAATATAACAGGATGTGACTTTTTAGAAGTTAAAGTAATCTAA
- a CDS encoding ABC transporter permease encodes MDLLNTLIERKQEIWIAFQEHILLSGIAMIIAILFAIPLGIVLTRYKKLAEPIIGIAAIIQTIPSLALLGFMLPIFGIGKLPAIIALTLYALLPILRNTYTGILGVDPTLVDAGRGMGMTSRQILWMVELPLSLPVIMAGVRTATVLTIGVAALATFIGAGGLGDLIDRGLRIADKNLILAGAIPAAILAILFDLLLRKLENKVTPKGLKS; translated from the coding sequence ATGGATTTACTAAACACACTGATAGAACGAAAACAAGAGATTTGGATCGCTTTCCAAGAACATATTTTGCTTTCCGGAATCGCGATGATCATTGCGATTTTATTCGCCATTCCGCTTGGCATTGTCCTGACAAGGTATAAAAAGCTGGCCGAACCAATCATCGGCATCGCTGCTATTATTCAAACGATTCCAAGCCTCGCTTTGTTAGGATTTATGCTTCCAATCTTTGGAATCGGGAAACTGCCGGCTATTATTGCGTTAACGTTATATGCACTGCTTCCGATTTTGCGCAATACGTATACAGGCATCCTTGGCGTCGATCCCACGCTTGTCGATGCCGGCCGAGGAATGGGAATGACATCGCGGCAAATTTTATGGATGGTCGAGCTCCCCCTTTCCTTGCCAGTGATTATGGCAGGCGTACGAACGGCTACTGTTTTGACGATCGGCGTGGCGGCGCTCGCAACCTTTATCGGCGCCGGCGGCTTAGGCGATCTCATTGACCGCGGACTGCGGATCGCCGATAAAAATTTGATTTTGGCCGGTGCCATCCCAGCAGCGATTTTAGCGATTTTATTTGATCTTTTATTGCGGAAGCTAGAAAATAAAGTAACACCAAAAGGCTTAAAATCATAG
- a CDS encoding ABC transporter ATP-binding protein translates to MIRFENVWKQYDDGFVALKNINLEIQKGELVTLIGPSGCGKTTTMRMINRLIEPTSGTIYIDGQDIAKMNPVELRRNIGYVIQQIGLFPHMTIAENIALVPKLKKWEPSAYQKRVDELLDLVGLDPATFKHRYPSELSGGQQQRVGVIRALAAEPDIILMDEPFSALDPISREQLQEDILKLQEEIQKTIVFVTHDMDEAIKIANRIAIMKDGEIVQFATPDQILRRPANSFVRGFIGENRLAQRKTAVPTAEDLMSHSIATVSPKRGLAEAFRFMKEKKVDSLIVTDKKQSFLGVVTLKELEKHYQQEHLLVVDITDFDVTTLTKDADVTDVAEIFQQRNVSAIPVLDGDCLVGVITRSSMMRGLAEWEFQKQP, encoded by the coding sequence ATGATTCGCTTTGAAAACGTATGGAAACAATATGACGACGGTTTTGTCGCATTAAAAAATATTAATCTCGAAATTCAAAAAGGAGAATTGGTCACTTTAATCGGGCCAAGCGGATGCGGAAAAACGACGACGATGCGGATGATTAACCGCCTGATTGAACCGACGTCTGGAACGATATACATTGACGGGCAGGACATTGCAAAAATGAATCCAGTGGAACTGCGACGCAACATTGGCTATGTCATCCAGCAAATCGGGCTGTTCCCTCATATGACGATTGCAGAAAATATCGCTTTAGTGCCGAAACTGAAAAAATGGGAGCCGTCCGCCTATCAAAAACGGGTTGACGAACTGCTCGATCTTGTCGGATTAGATCCAGCGACATTTAAACATCGCTACCCGTCGGAACTTAGCGGCGGCCAGCAGCAGCGGGTCGGCGTTATTCGTGCCCTTGCCGCAGAGCCTGACATCATTTTGATGGATGAGCCGTTTAGCGCGCTCGATCCGATCAGTCGTGAACAGCTGCAAGAGGATATTTTGAAATTGCAGGAAGAAATTCAAAAGACAATTGTGTTTGTCACCCATGATATGGATGAAGCAATTAAAATTGCCAACCGCATTGCGATTATGAAAGACGGGGAAATCGTGCAATTTGCTACGCCGGATCAAATTTTGCGCCGTCCTGCCAACTCATTCGTACGCGGCTTTATTGGAGAGAACCGTCTGGCACAAAGAAAGACAGCCGTGCCGACAGCGGAAGACTTAATGTCCCATTCCATTGCCACGGTATCGCCGAAGCGCGGATTGGCCGAGGCCTTCCGGTTCATGAAAGAGAAAAAAGTAGACAGCTTAATCGTTACGGATAAAAAGCAATCCTTTCTTGGTGTCGTGACATTAAAAGAACTAGAAAAACATTATCAGCAGGAACATCTCCTTGTAGTCGACATCACTGATTTCGATGTGACGACACTAACAAAGGATGCTGATGTGACGGACGTTGCGGAAATTTTCCAGCAACGGAACGTCAGCGCCATCCCTGTATTGGATGGGGATTGTCTTGTCGGCGTCATCACGAGATCGAGCATGATGCGCGGGCTGGCGGAATGGGAGTTTCAAAAGCAACCGTGA
- a CDS encoding glycine betaine ABC transporter substrate-binding protein, whose product MLFTLTACGAGEKAEKGKIVVAGKKFTEQVILTHLLAEYLKANTDLDVEVEDSLGGAFMLQQAIEKGDVDLYVEYTGTGYLNILKNKYAPSKTPEEIYEETKKQYKEKFNIAWLKPLGFNNTYALAMRKELADKLGVKTYSDLAKKSDQLVFGSDAEFFERSDGYDGLVETYGFKFKKTTNIDPDLQYEAAKNGDIDVITAYTTDARIKKYNLVVLKDDKHYFPPYHAVPIIRQEALDANPGLEKALNKLEGVLTDEKMMELNAQVNMEGKSPKQVAIDFLKAEGLID is encoded by the coding sequence ATGCTATTCACTTTAACCGCCTGCGGAGCTGGCGAAAAAGCGGAGAAAGGGAAAATTGTTGTTGCGGGCAAAAAGTTTACCGAACAGGTGATTTTAACCCACTTGCTTGCTGAATATTTGAAGGCGAACACTGATTTAGACGTGGAAGTGGAAGATAGTTTGGGCGGCGCGTTTATGCTGCAGCAAGCCATTGAAAAGGGAGATGTCGATTTATACGTGGAATACACGGGTACTGGTTACTTAAACATCTTAAAAAACAAATACGCCCCATCGAAAACACCGGAAGAAATTTATGAAGAAACGAAAAAGCAGTATAAAGAAAAGTTTAACATCGCATGGCTGAAGCCGCTCGGCTTTAACAACACTTACGCCCTCGCAATGCGCAAAGAACTTGCCGACAAACTGGGGGTAAAAACGTACTCCGACCTCGCCAAGAAATCTGATCAGCTTGTATTCGGCTCCGATGCGGAATTTTTTGAGCGGAGCGACGGGTATGACGGGTTAGTTGAGACATATGGCTTTAAGTTTAAGAAAACTACCAACATCGATCCTGACTTGCAGTATGAAGCGGCAAAAAACGGCGATATCGATGTCATTACCGCCTATACGACCGATGCACGCATTAAAAAATACAACCTCGTTGTGCTGAAAGATGACAAACACTACTTCCCGCCTTATCACGCTGTGCCGATTATCCGTCAAGAAGCGCTTGATGCCAACCCCGGATTGGAGAAAGCTTTGAATAAACTCGAAGGTGTTTTAACCGATGAAAAAATGATGGAACTCAACGCGCAAGTAAATATGGAAGGAAAAAGTCCAAAACAAGTGGCCATTGACTTTTTGAAAGCAGAAGGATTGATAGATTAA
- a CDS encoding coiled-coil protein encodes MVETLLQEILQEVKLTRNDIQTLSSRVDKLEKRMSRVEERLTVVEERVSAVEERLTAVEGRVSAVEERLSNLEGRVSNIEERLSALEKDMTVVKERLTNVENSIVVLDEKISETKAISEAVRHGQEVLAAKYDALSLDVHELKGKVTHLTNVLEDKVLPLLHDHESGIQVLNNRVFKVESVLQRLVSP; translated from the coding sequence ATGGTAGAGACGCTGCTGCAAGAAATTCTCCAAGAGGTAAAACTCACGCGCAACGACATCCAAACGTTAAGCAGTCGTGTCGACAAATTGGAAAAGCGGATGAGTCGTGTCGAAGAGCGGTTGACTGTCGTTGAGGAGCGGGTGTCTGCTGTTGAAGAACGGTTGACCGCCGTTGAAGGGCGAGTGTCTGCCGTTGAAGAACGATTGTCTAATCTCGAAGGTCGAGTATCCAACATAGAAGAACGATTGTCCGCCTTGGAAAAAGACATGACCGTCGTGAAAGAACGCTTAACAAACGTAGAAAACTCCATCGTTGTTCTCGACGAAAAAATCAGCGAAACAAAAGCGATCAGCGAAGCTGTCCGCCATGGTCAGGAAGTCCTCGCCGCAAAGTATGACGCACTCTCTCTTGATGTCCACGAGCTGAAAGGAAAAGTCACCCACCTCACCAACGTGCTCGAAGACAAAGTTCTTCCTCTCCTCCATGACCATGAATCCGGCATACAAGTTCTCAACAACCGCGTTTTTAAAGTCGAAAGCGTGTTGCAACGGTTAGTTAGCCCGTAA